The sequence TGCGAAGTAGCGGCAGGCCCAGAAACCTTCTACCGGCATGACCCTTACCCGCCCAGGTCGAAGTCCAGGTCCAGGTCCTCGGGGGAGTGCAGCTGCCGCCATGTCGAGGTTACCCGGGCGCTGGGCAGCTCGGAAGCGATCGGCATCCGGTCCACAGCCACCAGCTGGCCAAGGTCCAGCCCGGTGAGAGCGGCGATGTCACGGATGGGCACTTGGAATGTCCGGAATGGACCAAGCGGCGGAGCCTCGTCTGTGACGGCGGCCCTGGGCACTTCCGGCAGGTCAGCCAGCTCGGGTGTCTGGTCCACGACGTAGCCGGTTGCCGCCAGCTTCCCGCCCTGAACGAACACTGCGACCTTGAAGAACTTCAGTGGAATGTCCACGCCGCGGTATAGGGGGTCTTGGCGGCCGAAGACGGGCCCGGTGAAGACAACGATTCGCCGGCTGTTGTCGGCGGCGTTCTCCTGCAGGTAGGACTCCAGTCCCAGCCAGAGCTCGATGCCCTGGTTGAACTTCGCCGCCTGCGGGGCCGCGTTCGTGTAGTGGAACGTGTCCTCGTTTGCCTGCTCGGCTTCGGCGCGGGTATCGCCCCACACGGCGGACGCGCGGCGGACCAGGTGCCCGCGGTCAATGTCGTTGCCCACATACACCCGTTCCCCGGTCTGCTGGTCTTCCGGCAGGCGGGGATCGAGGCGCCACGGGATCCCGGCCCGCGCGAGGTCCATCAGCTTCTTCCCGTCCATCGCCAGAGCGGTGACCGCGGCAAGGCGCTTGTCCGGACGCATCACGACCGAGAAGTGGGTGTAGTGCAGCAGCACGGTTTTCACACCGGCCAGTGTCGGAATCGGGACAGGGACGCCCAGGAATCCGGGGTTGTAGCCTGCCCGGCCGGCCAAGTCCCTGGCAGCAGCGGCCAAGAACTGGTCTGTCATCAGCTCATCCATGACCGGACACTACCAGCCGCACATGACGGCGGGATGAAGTTTCGGCTACCACGGCGCAACATCTGGCAGGGGCTCCTCCTTGGTGCTTATAGTGCTCTCTTGCCCAATTTCAGGAGAGGACTTCTTCGTCCATCGCCACCAGGACACCATCATCGAGGAAGACCACCTCGACGTGTGGAAACCAATCCCGCGCCCAGAGAAGGACGCCACGATCCAGATCGACCAGGCAGACGGGGTGACGGCCGCCTTGTCATACCGGGCCGAGCACGCCCCGGCCCTGGCCCGCGCGATCCTCGAAGCAGTGGGCCTGGACCCCCGGATGGTGTTCGCTGGCGATCTGGCGGAGCTGGACCCGTAGTCCTGCTAGATCCTTTATCCGCCTTGCCGGCGGCTGTTCGCCCTCATCCCTTTGACCGTCCTCGCCGCCACACGGGAGGGACGTCGCTGAGATGGGTCTCCTTGACCGTTCCGGAGGGTAGGGAACCATTGAGGCCGCCCGAGGCATTGTCATGTCCGCCGTCCGGAGGCAAGCGATGCTCCCTAGCTAAAGCGTCTCAAAGCCCTCAGCAGCTTCCCGCTTTCTCTTTGCAGAGGAAGTCGCTTGGTTTGGTGGGTGGTGCTGGGACAAACTGGCACCCCAACTCCGTGCCTATGGACATCAGGTTTACACGCCAACGCTAACGGGCCTGTCGGAGCGTGCCCATCTGGCTAGTCCGGATGTCGGGCTGCTGACCCATGTGGAGGACGTCACGGCTGTCGTGCTTTTCGATGACCTGCGCGACGTGGTGCTCGTAGGCTGCAGTTCCTCCGGTACCGTCATTACCGCCGTGGCTGCTCGGATACCTGATCGTGTTGTCTCGCTCGTCTACTTGGACGCCTTCGTACCGTCCGACGGCCAGTGCACCCGAGACCTGCTATCGCCCGAGCGGCGGCCGACCCTCGACTCGCTTGTGGAGACCGAAGGCGGCGGCTGGCTCCTCCCACGGTTTGCCCCACCTCCTTGGCTGACAATCGTGCGCGAGATGTGGGAAATCACCAATGAGGCTGACATCAAATGGGTTCTGCCTCGGCTGCGGCCTACCCCGTATCGTCACTTCACCGATCCCTTATCCCTTGCCGGCACCGACCTCAGTGCCATTGATCGGCTCTACGTTCGGTGCCCGCGCCAGCCGGCGCCTTTCGACACTTTCGCCGAGGCTGCGCGTTCGAGCAGGGTGTGGAGATATGCCGAGCTCGACGCCCCACACCTGCCCTACGTGACTCATCCCGATCTGGTCACTGACGTGCTCCTGGATACGGCGTCAAGCTAAACGGCAACCCGGTGCTGTTCCTGGACACCCGGCCGGTGGACGATCCCTTCTGCCACGATCTGCTGGGGCCTGATGACCCGGCCGGCTTCTTTACGCTGCCGGAGTGAAAGCCGTAAGGGCTAGTGGTGGTCAGCGGGTCGTAGGCCTTGAACCCAGTCCGGTGAGGACAGCTGCCGGCTTGAATCCCTTGAAGGTCAGGTAGAGACCCAATGACAGTTCCCAGAGGAAGATGGGAAGCGTCGCAACCGCCGACAGCACGGAAACCTGGTCGTTGATTCCGAACATGGTCGTTATTGCCGAGATGAGCAGTAGCGGGGCGCCGATGAGACCCATCACCGGAATGAGGCGCGGTACGAGTTCTGAGCGGAGCAGCAGGTAGCCCAGCAGCAGAGCATTGATGGCCGGGACCATCCCGGGTCCTATGAGGAACGTCCAGTCCCGCACGTCCACGAGTGCCCGGGCGGCGGCGATCAGGGAGCTGTGGTCCGTTCCGGAAGTTCCTGTCTGCCTCAAGGTCACCACCGTCAGGAGGCTGACGACGCCGATGGCGATAACGGCGGCTTCGAACATGCGCGAGGTGACCAAGCCCAGCGCGAGGCTCTCATTTTGCCGCCTAACCACTGGGAACAGGGCCACTGCGGTGCCCACGCAGGCTGCGGCGTTGACCAGGTCGAGCAGGCAGCCCCAGACCACCCTGGTGTCATTGCCGGTGCTGGTGACGTAGTTGGGGTCGCTCAGCGCCGGTCCCAGAAGGAAGACGGCGGGAATAGAGCTGGCGAATGTCACGAGGTAAAACACACCGGCCGCAAGCGCTGCTCTTCTTGCTGAATCCAACGGTCCCCCATCTGAGTTTTCCTGTCATTCAAGCGAATGGCCACAGCCTAGCCGCCCCCAACTGAGCGCAGACAGGGGCCTGTGGACGGTTGACCTACCTCGCCGGTCCAGGCAACGGTTCCAGGATGACTTCCGCGACCAGCAACGCACCTCTCAAAAGGAGTGGGCAGAAGAGTACGGCCAGGGTATGCCGTGGACCCCTGACGGGGCCGCCTTCACCGTGACTTGAAGTAGGTTCGGCTGTCCTAGGTGTACTGCCCAGGCAGGTTGGTTAAGCGGCTGATGGGCGGGTGGCCTCCGATTGCGGTGTGGGGCCTGTGGTGATTGTAGTGGTGCAGCCATGCCGGGAGGGCGTTTCTGCGGGCTGATTCCGTGGCGTAGAAGCGCTTGAAGGCCCACCCGTCGGCAAGGGTTCTGTGGAAGCGTTCGATCTTGCCGTTGGTCTGCGGGCGATATGGCCGGGTCTTCTTTGCCCTGATCCCCAGTTCTTGGCAGGTGTCCCGCCAGAGATGTGATTTGTAGGCCGCCCCGTTGTCAGAGAGAACCCGTTCCACGATGACGCCGCGGGCAGCGAACCAGGACACAGCCCTTTGCAGGACTGCTACTGCGGTGGCCGCTGTTTCATCGCCATGGATCTCCGCGTAGGCGACCCGTGAATTGTCGTCAATGACCGTGTGTACGTAGGCGGTCCCGATCAGCGGGCTACGGTGTCTGCTGCGCGGCTTTGACGGAGTCGCAGCACGGTTCTGCTTGCCTTGCTGCCGCCCGACGTAGCGCCAGCCGCCGCCGTCGGGGATGTTGCCGAGCTTCTTCACATCCACATGGATCATCGCTCCGGGAGTCACGTGCTCATAGCGGCGGATGACTTCTCCGGTGCGCTTGTCCACGTGATGCAGGCGGTTCAGCCGGCACCGGACCAGGACCGCGTGCACGGTCGAGGCCGGCATGGCCAGCTTCGCCCCGATCGCGACCGGTCCCAGCCGTTGCTTCCAGCGCCGGCGCACAACTTTGCGCACCAGCTGCTGCGGCGTCCGGTTGGCCACCCGGTACGGGCGGGAGGACCTATCAGCCATACCGGCCTCACCCATCGCGGCGTAACGGGCCGCCCACCGTTTCGCGGTCGGCCAGGAGCAGTTGAACTGCTCGGCAGCCCGGGATACCGGCCAGCCGTGGTCAACGACCAGACGCGCGACGCGCAAACGTTGGCGCGGAGTCAAAGCGGCATTAGCGTGGGACATGAGGACCTCCTGGTCGCTGCAGCGGTTGTCTAAGCAACTCCACTGTGCAACCGGAGGTCCTCACCTTTGGCTCAACGACTCCAGCGAGTCATCACATTCACCGAACCAACGTCCCTGGGCAGTACAACTAGGACCAGGAGGGCCACGCGTAGGGAGGGCACGCGGTCTAGGTTTAGTAAGGAGCGGGCAGATCGTCCGCTATAAAGCCCTGCGGCCATGACCTTATAGGCGGCGGACAAAACACTTTGGAGGAGTTCAATGAGGATTGCAGTGACGGGTGGAAGTGGGAAGTTGGGCAGGCATGTAGTGCAGCGCCTCAAGGATGAAGGACACTGGGTTCTGAATCTTGACCGCCTTGGGGATCGGAGCCCCGAACTGGTTGTGGTGGACCTGCGGGACTATGGGCAGGTGTTGGATGCGCTCCTCGGTGTGGACCGCCGGCACACAGGCTTCGATGCCGTCGTCCATCTCGGCGCGGTCCCCGCTCCGGGTCTCATGGCGGACGCAGCAACGTTTGAGAACAACATGCTCTCCACGTACAACGTGTTTCAGGCCGCCCGGCGCGCCGGGATCAAGAAAGTGGTGTATGCCTCCAGTGAGACGGTGCTGGGCACGCCGTTCGACGTCGACCCGCCCTATATCCCGGTGGACGAGGAGTACCCGGCCCGGCCGGAAACGACGTATTCGCTCGTGAAACGCCTGGAAGAGCAGATGGCTGTCGAGATGGCACGCCGGGATCCGGAGCTGAGCATCGTCGGGCTGCGGTTTTCGAACGTGATGGACCCGGAAGACTACGACGCCTTCCCCTCCTTCGATGCCGACGCCATGCTGCGCAAATGGAACCTTTGGGCCTACATTGACGGCCGTGATGGCGCGCAGGCAGTACTCCGGGCCCTGGAAAACGGCAAGCCGGGGTTCGAGGCCTTCATCATCGCCAACGCCGACACTGTCATGAGCCGCTCCAGCGCCAGCCTCGCAGCGGAGGTCTACCCCAACGTCAAGGTGACCAAGGACTTGGGCGAACACGAGACCATGCTCTCGATCGACAAGGCCCGCGGGCTCCTGGGCTTCGAACCGGAACACACCTGGCGCACCAGCCAATCCACGACCAACAACTGACGAAAAGGTAGCCGCCCCGGCCTCTAGAAAAGGTGGCACGACCCTGTCAGGGCGGTGCGTCTGGAACTCCGTCGCCGAATGAACTCCAACGAACGTCACCAACCTGTGCCGTGCGTCACAGTTCGACCTAGCTGCGTCTTTCTCATAGCATGTCGGAGAGCCTGGAGCAGACGGGCACAAGGAGCGCAGCCCTATGTCATCCAACGCGGGTTGCCGGTCTGAATAAGGGGTCATGGCATCTCGGAAGTGGACTGACGCCCGCATGGTCGTGGGCATTGAGCCGCCGGAAGACTAGTCCGCCCCTCGGGTCACGATTACCCGTATTGGGGCGGACATGCTGCGGCTGGTTCTCCAGCCTCAGTCGCGGATCACCCAGGCCGACGGAGCTTGGACGAAAACGCGACTGCTGGCGCTCACCAAGGGCAGGCCCGTAGCAGTTCTCCTGGAAATCACGGGCGTCGAGTCCGTTAGCAGGGAAGCCATCGAGTTCTACAGCGAGGCAGCCACTGTCTCAGCGTTCGCGCTTCTCGGTCGCTCAGCGGTAGACAGAATGATCGCTCACAGCCTCCGAGGGCTCGCCTGGCCCGGCTGCCCTGTTCAGTATTTCGAGGCCGAGCAGCAAGCTCTGACCTGGCTTGAGGAGTACGCCAAAGGTGCGACGGACTGACCGTCAGAACTCGCAACTTCGGGGCACGAAAAAGGCGCGCCCCGTTCGCTGAGCGCGCCCTTCCCGTGATGCCTGTCAGTGCTTGAAGGCGTCCTTGACCTTTTCTCCGGCCTGCTTCAGATCGCCCTTGGCCTGGTCTGCCTGGCCTTCGGTCCGCAGGCTTTCGTCGCCTGTTGCGGCGCCGGCCGTCTCTTTGGCCTTGCCGCCTGCCTTCTCGGCAGCGTTGTCAATCTTGTCGCCCAGTCCCATGGTGTTTCCTCCTCTGGTTGGCAGCCGTTCGCATTCGGCTGTATCCATAGTAAGCAGGCTTAGGATCTGGTTGGCAAGTCTGCCGAGCAGAAGCTTTGGGCCTCGAAGCGCTGTCGGCCAGGCTACTTGGCTGCCGACATGCCCGGTTCCAGGGTGTACTGCTTGGGCAGCTTCAGGGACCGTTCGGCCATTGCGTCGCGCAGCATGTTGGGGTAGTCGGTGATGACGCCGTCGACGCCGTCGTCCATGAGCTTGTGCATGGTCGGCTTGTCGTCGACGGTCCAGGGGATGACCTGCATGCCCTTGGCGTGGGCGCGGGTCACCATGTCCGCGTTCACGTAGGGGACGTAGCCTGGGTCGGTGACGGTGCCGTTCTGGGGCGTGCCGTGGACGGGGGAGATGGCGTCAAAGC comes from Pseudarthrobacter sp. NIBRBAC000502770 and encodes:
- a CDS encoding DUF4386 domain-containing protein produces the protein MFYLVTFASSIPAVFLLGPALSDPNYVTSTGNDTRVVWGCLLDLVNAAACVGTAVALFPVVRRQNESLALGLVTSRMFEAAVIAIGVVSLLTVVTLRQTGTSGTDHSSLIAAARALVDVRDWTFLIGPGMVPAINALLLGYLLLRSELVPRLIPVMGLIGAPLLLISAITTMFGINDQVSVLSAVATLPIFLWELSLGLYLTFKGFKPAAVLTGLGSRPTTR
- a CDS encoding DNA/RNA non-specific endonuclease; translation: MTDQFLAAAARDLAGRAGYNPGFLGVPVPIPTLAGVKTVLLHYTHFSVVMRPDKRLAAVTALAMDGKKLMDLARAGIPWRLDPRLPEDQQTGERVYVGNDIDRGHLVRRASAVWGDTRAEAEQANEDTFHYTNAAPQAAKFNQGIELWLGLESYLQENAADNSRRIVVFTGPVFGRQDPLYRGVDIPLKFFKVAVFVQGGKLAATGYVVDQTPELADLPEVPRAAVTDEAPPLGPFRTFQVPIRDIAALTGLDLGQLVAVDRMPIASELPSARVTSTWRQLHSPEDLDLDFDLGG
- a CDS encoding CsbD family protein, with the translated sequence MGLGDKIDNAAEKAGGKAKETAGAATGDESLRTEGQADQAKGDLKQAGEKVKDAFKH
- a CDS encoding STAS/SEC14 domain-containing protein, with product MLRLVLQPQSRITQADGAWTKTRLLALTKGRPVAVLLEITGVESVSREAIEFYSEAATVSAFALLGRSAVDRMIAHSLRGLAWPGCPVQYFEAEQQALTWLEEYAKGATD
- a CDS encoding IS481 family transposase; this translates as MSHANAALTPRQRLRVARLVVDHGWPVSRAAEQFNCSWPTAKRWAARYAAMGEAGMADRSSRPYRVANRTPQQLVRKVVRRRWKQRLGPVAIGAKLAMPASTVHAVLVRCRLNRLHHVDKRTGEVIRRYEHVTPGAMIHVDVKKLGNIPDGGGWRYVGRQQGKQNRAATPSKPRSRHRSPLIGTAYVHTVIDDNSRVAYAEIHGDETAATAVAVLQRAVSWFAARGVIVERVLSDNGAAYKSHLWRDTCQELGIRAKKTRPYRPQTNGKIERFHRTLADGWAFKRFYATESARRNALPAWLHHYNHHRPHTAIGGHPPISRLTNLPGQYT
- a CDS encoding NAD(P)-dependent oxidoreductase encodes the protein MRIAVTGGSGKLGRHVVQRLKDEGHWVLNLDRLGDRSPELVVVDLRDYGQVLDALLGVDRRHTGFDAVVHLGAVPAPGLMADAATFENNMLSTYNVFQAARRAGIKKVVYASSETVLGTPFDVDPPYIPVDEEYPARPETTYSLVKRLEEQMAVEMARRDPELSIVGLRFSNVMDPEDYDAFPSFDADAMLRKWNLWAYIDGRDGAQAVLRALENGKPGFEAFIIANADTVMSRSSASLAAEVYPNVKVTKDLGEHETMLSIDKARGLLGFEPEHTWRTSQSTTNN